One Spinacia oleracea cultivar Varoflay chromosome 4, BTI_SOV_V1, whole genome shotgun sequence DNA segment encodes these proteins:
- the LOC110805269 gene encoding CASP-like protein 4A3, producing MVQIQEHEEEEDDDVLQHQLNNKTIKNQMESSSSSSLSSHHHHHHATTATTTTPPPPPPPAADSPTSSPSSISSDHTFHGFSPIKENLSFPSPSPSPPPPNPLPPLPLVQSLVPIHGANRLVHDQPEAVTKTELEAETGFAGERRTGGEQLPVLRRARRGKLVKRMGLALRFCEFALCLVSFSVMAADKNRGWALDSFDRYIEFRYAMSVNVIGFACSGLQGLDLLHQLTTGKDAGSRVRYYFDFAIDQILAYLLLSASSSAFTRVDDWISNWGSDKFPAMASASVGVSFVAFVAFAFSSLVSGYLLCTHKFM from the exons ATGGTACAAATACAAGAacatgaagaagaagaagatgatgatgtaCTTCAACATCAATTGAACAACAAAACCATCAAAAACCAAATGGagtcttcttcttcatcttctctctcctcccaccaccaccaccaccatgcCACTACAGCAACCACCActactcctcctcctcctcctcctcccgcCGCCGATTCCCCCACCTCTTCTCCCTCTTCCATATCTTCTGACCACACCTTCCACGGCTTTTCCCCCATCAAAGAAAACCTCTCGTTCCCCTCTCCCTCTCCGTCCCCGCCGCCGCCGAACCCCCTCCCACCTCTTCCGCTGGTTCAGTCCTTAGTCCCGATTCATGGGGCAAACCGGCTTGTCCACGACCAACCGGAGGCAGTGACTAAGACGGAACTGGAAGCCGAGACCGGATTCGCGGGTGAGAGGAGGACAGGTGGGGAGCAGCTTCCGGTGTTGAGGAGGGCGAGGAGAGGGAAACTTGTGAAAAGGATGGGTTTAGCATTGCGATTTTGTGAATTTGCGTTGTGCTTGGTCTCTTTCTCTGTTATGGCTGCTGATAAGAATCGTGGTTGGGCTCTTGACTCATTTGATCGTTACATCGAATTCAG GTACGCGATGTCAGTGAATGTAATCGGATTTGCTTGCTCAGGTTTGCAAGGACTCGATCTGCTTCACCAATTGACTACAGGAAAGGATGCTGGGAGTCGAGTTCGGTACTATTTTGATTTTGCAATTGATCAG ATATTGGCATATCTTCTACTATCAGCGTCGTCATCAGCTTTTACACGAGTGGATGACTGGATATCCAACTGGGGCAGCGACAAATTCCCGGCTATGGCAAGTGCATCAGTTGGAGTGTCTTTTGTTGCTTTCGTTGCCTTTGCTTTCAGCTCTCTCGTTTCTGGCTATTTACTTTGCACGCACAAGTTTATGTAA